In a genomic window of Streptococcus mitis NCTC 12261:
- a CDS encoding ZmpA/ZmpB/ZmpC family metallo-endopeptidase, producing the protein MKKTKQQLEKITKYSIRKLTVGVGPVAIGAFLFGASTLSVDKVQANEVGGAHSVHYRYLAEQELTESEKALIHHEVPTEFQDDDILYVVYRKKATTSQQLPYTGSKELALAGLGLATASLAVFLVSKKGRREVLGVLLIGSLGASTFVPYGTFAFENKELLSYNQTISASTHEGLAEGIIHIDGYEYIGYFKEAELHPSRPASAEQTQLPVEKQSSKEIEKTEVVQERPAVAPETIVENPVVENPVAPAIEEKPVSEKPQTRQEESLVEIPFETVTNPDANLAEGQTRIVAAGVNGQRRLVSKVSMVNGQEVREVIEDQVVQNPVSQVIAVGTKKEVQPAPTPVPQAEPSHQVAKGTQEEGKTGQSLTQPELPEASVEAKGTQEEGKEGQSLTQPELPEAPVEAKGTQEEGKAGQALTQPELPEAPVEVKGTQEEGKAGQALVQEPLPEYKVTEGTLVETSTTDLDYKTETTEDPTKYTDEETVVRNGEKGSQVTKTTYKTVEGVKTDQVLSTSTEVAKEPVNQQVSRGIKPIEGTLVEESLEKIPFKEVVKEDDQLKKGLEVVAQEGKEGQKKITKTFNTIKGVKTEDAPKVTEEILEAPQDKILKRGTKNFEKPVLTITAVEPKDLKRTSDVKYSLENPSKAVIKSITLTLKKGDEIVKTLNVSPEDLTANLTDLQYYKDYKLETKMVYDRGEGDEEEILKEEPLRIDLKKVEIKNIKETSLMSVDADGNETDTSLLTAKPADVAPLYLRVTTHDNKITRLAVDKIEEVEKDGKTLYKVTAKAPDLIQRNADNTLNEEYVHYFEKQKTHEGDVYYSFDDLVKAIQKDPTGTFKLGSNINAANVKPAGKSYVTNAFKGTLTSTDGNKFTISNMNRPLFGDIVGGTVKDLLLENVNIDMPGTDRIAPLANVIKNNATVENIKVTGNVVGNNDVSGVINKIDGSGKLSNVAFIGKVHAAGNRGGYLTGIVGENWKGIVEKAYVDAEITGNKAKAAGIVYSSQNGGNNNTLGKEGTLRNSVAKGSIELKEAVMSGGLLGTNWALGAIEDNITMMKVKTGEMVFGHSDIDADDYFTYSRTKRNYSVEGVSEGKTTYNNSKKIPSITKEKADELISKMGITADKFESTLPVEDKLNNIVSKANQYKNIDDYDASRELAYRNIEKLQPFYNKEWIVNQGNKLAEGSNLLTKEVLSVTAMKGNDFVTDLTDADHILVHYADKTKDIFTISPKESKVKQVKEYSVAELGEVVYTPNMVVKDRTDLISAIESKLSPVELQSEPIYQHLGRTGGNKVNAIKDLYLEESFKYVKDNLNKFVTKLVENEDHQLNTDEAAKRALIKKIDDNKAAVLLGLSYLNRYYGVKFDDFNIKELMLFKPDFYGKNVNVLDFLIKVGSKESNIKGDRTLEAYRETIGGVIGIGELNSFLDYNMRLFTSDTDLNDWFIKATKDNVYIVEPKTTTPEFADKKHRAYEGLNNDVHGKMILPLLNLKDAHMFLISTYNTIAYSSFEKYGKNTEAEREAFKAEINKVAKGQQNYLDFWSRLSLDKVRNQLLKSNNMVPTPVLDNQNYKGISTDKYGYTNSGKDVAPIRELYGPTGRYHATDWRMGAVARIYGNPYKDDSVFFMVTDMISDFGISAFTHETTHVNDRMVYLGGSRHREGTDLEAFAQGMLQSPAETSPNGDFKALGLNMAYERPNDGNQWYNTNPNDLTSRAEIDHYMKGFNDTLMLLDYLEGEAVIDKGSKELNNAWFKKVDKQLRGANTKNQYDNVRDLNAEEKEYNLTSVNDLVEKNFMTKHGPGNGQYDPTGFGSAYVTVPITAGIYGGNTSEGAPGAMSFKHNTFRMWGYFGYEKGFLNYASNMLKNESKQAGHATLGDDFIIKKVSDGKFNTLEDWKKEYFKEVVDKAKAGFNPVTIDGTTYSSYDDLKNAFVAAVDKDKATLNNGSVKFDNTVSLKEKIFKKLLQQTNSFKTSIFK; encoded by the coding sequence ATGAAAAAAACAAAACAACAACTAGAAAAAATCACCAAATATTCGATTCGTAAGCTAACTGTTGGGGTAGGTCCTGTAGCCATCGGGGCCTTCCTTTTTGGTGCTAGTACCCTTTCAGTAGATAAGGTTCAAGCCAATGAAGTCGGCGGTGCTCATAGCGTTCATTACCGTTATTTGGCGGAGCAGGAATTGACCGAGTCTGAAAAAGCCCTGATTCACCATGAAGTTCCTACAGAATTTCAAGATGATGATATTCTTTATGTAGTTTATCGCAAGAAGGCAACTACCAGTCAACAACTTCCTTATACAGGAAGTAAGGAACTAGCTTTGGCAGGTCTTGGCTTGGCAACGGCTTCTCTAGCAGTCTTTTTGGTGTCCAAAAAAGGTCGTAGAGAAGTTCTAGGTGTTCTCTTGATTGGTTCTTTAGGAGCCAGCACCTTTGTACCTTATGGGACATTCGCATTTGAAAATAAAGAATTGCTTTCTTATAACCAAACTATTTCAGCCTCTACACATGAAGGCTTGGCTGAAGGGATTATCCATATTGATGGCTATGAATACATTGGCTACTTCAAGGAAGCAGAACTCCATCCATCAAGACCAGCTTCAGCTGAACAGACTCAGTTGCCAGTAGAGAAGCAAAGTTCAAAAGAAATCGAGAAAACTGAAGTCGTTCAAGAAAGACCTGCTGTTGCTCCAGAAACTATCGTTGAGAATCCTGTAGTAGAGAATCCAGTTGCTCCTGCTATTGAAGAAAAACCAGTTTCTGAGAAGCCTCAGACAAGACAGGAAGAGAGCTTGGTGGAGATTCCGTTTGAAACAGTCACAAATCCAGATGCGAATCTAGCAGAAGGACAGACTCGTATCGTCGCAGCTGGAGTAAATGGTCAGCGTCGCCTTGTAAGCAAAGTTTCGATGGTCAACGGTCAAGAAGTTAGAGAAGTCATCGAAGACCAAGTAGTCCAAAATCCTGTGTCGCAAGTCATTGCAGTCGGAACTAAGAAAGAGGTGCAACCTGCTCCAACTCCAGTACCACAAGCTGAACCAAGTCACCAAGTAGCTAAAGGTACACAAGAAGAAGGTAAGACAGGACAATCCTTAACGCAACCAGAATTGCCAGAGGCTTCAGTAGAAGCAAAAGGAACCCAAGAAGAAGGTAAAGAAGGTCAATCCTTAACACAACCAGAATTGCCAGAGGCTCCAGTAGAAGCAAAAGGAACTCAAGAAGAAGGTAAGGCAGGACAAGCTCTAACACAGCCAGAATTGCCAGAGGCTCCAGTTGAAGTAAAAGGTACACAAGAGGAAGGCAAAGCAGGTCAAGCTCTTGTACAAGAACCGTTACCTGAGTACAAAGTAACTGAGGGAACCCTTGTTGAAACATCGACTACAGACCTAGACTACAAAACTGAAACGACTGAGGATCCAACTAAGTATACGGACGAAGAAACTGTCGTAAGAAATGGAGAAAAAGGTAGTCAAGTTACTAAAACAACTTATAAAACAGTAGAAGGTGTTAAAACTGACCAAGTTCTTTCAACTAGCACAGAAGTTGCCAAGGAGCCTGTAAACCAACAGGTAAGTCGTGGGATAAAACCAATTGAAGGAACTCTTGTAGAAGAAAGTCTTGAAAAGATTCCATTTAAGGAAGTTGTTAAAGAAGATGACCAACTGAAAAAAGGCTTAGAAGTTGTAGCTCAAGAAGGAAAAGAAGGCCAGAAAAAAATCACCAAGACCTTTAATACCATTAAGGGAGTTAAAACAGAGGACGCTCCAAAAGTTACAGAGGAAATCCTTGAGGCACCTCAAGACAAAATTTTGAAACGTGGTACTAAGAACTTTGAAAAGCCAGTATTGACCATCACAGCAGTTGAACCTAAGGATTTGAAACGTACTTCAGATGTTAAGTATAGTCTAGAAAATCCAAGTAAGGCAGTCATTAAATCTATCACCCTAACTCTGAAAAAAGGTGATGAGATTGTCAAAACTTTGAATGTTTCGCCAGAAGACCTAACTGCTAATTTAACAGATTTACAGTACTACAAGGATTATAAACTTGAAACCAAGATGGTTTATGACCGTGGTGAGGGTGATGAAGAAGAAATTCTGAAAGAAGAACCTCTAAGAATTGACCTCAAAAAAGTTGAAATCAAGAACATCAAAGAAACAAGCTTGATGAGTGTAGACGCTGATGGTAATGAAACAGATACTAGTTTATTGACAGCAAAACCAGCTGATGTTGCTCCACTTTATTTACGAGTGACCACTCATGACAATAAAATAACAAGACTGGCTGTTGACAAGATTGAAGAAGTAGAAAAAGACGGAAAAACTTTATACAAAGTTACTGCCAAAGCACCTGATTTGATTCAACGGAATGCTGACAACACACTGAACGAAGAGTATGTTCATTACTTTGAAAAACAAAAAACACACGAAGGTGATGTATATTATAGCTTTGACGACCTTGTAAAAGCTATTCAAAAAGACCCGACTGGTACATTTAAGCTTGGTAGCAATATCAATGCTGCTAACGTTAAACCAGCAGGAAAATCTTATGTTACTAATGCTTTCAAAGGAACATTGACAAGCACTGACGGTAATAAATTTACCATTAGCAATATGAACAGACCTTTATTCGGTGATATTGTCGGTGGTACTGTTAAAGATTTACTACTTGAAAATGTAAATATCGACATGCCAGGGACTGATAGGATTGCACCGCTAGCGAATGTTATCAAAAATAATGCGACTGTAGAGAACATTAAAGTAACAGGTAACGTTGTTGGTAATAATGATGTATCTGGTGTTATCAATAAAATTGATGGTAGTGGAAAATTAAGTAACGTTGCATTTATCGGTAAAGTACACGCTGCTGGAAATCGCGGTGGTTACTTAACAGGTATCGTCGGTGAAAACTGGAAAGGTATTGTAGAAAAAGCTTATGTTGATGCTGAAATCACAGGTAACAAAGCTAAGGCCGCTGGAATCGTATATTCATCTCAAAACGGTGGCAACAACAATACTTTAGGTAAAGAAGGTACTCTTCGAAACTCTGTAGCAAAAGGCTCTATTGAACTCAAAGAAGCCGTTATGTCTGGTGGACTGCTAGGGACTAACTGGGCACTAGGGGCTATAGAAGACAACATCACTATGATGAAAGTTAAGACTGGTGAAATGGTCTTTGGTCATTCTGATATTGATGCTGATGATTACTTTACATACTCTAGAACGAAGCGCAATTACAGTGTTGAGGGTGTAAGTGAAGGTAAAACAACTTATAATAATTCTAAAAAAATTCCTAGCATAACTAAAGAAAAAGCTGATGAATTAATCTCTAAAATGGGAATCACTGCTGATAAATTTGAAAGCACACTTCCTGTTGAAGATAAACTGAACAATATTGTAAGTAAAGCTAATCAATACAAAAATATTGATGACTACGATGCTTCTCGTGAGCTTGCTTACCGTAACATCGAAAAACTTCAGCCATTCTATAACAAAGAATGGATTGTCAACCAAGGGAACAAGCTTGCAGAAGGTTCAAACTTATTAACGAAAGAAGTCTTGTCTGTTACTGCGATGAAAGGCAATGACTTTGTCACAGACCTTACAGATGCTGACCATATTTTGGTTCACTACGCAGATAAGACAAAAGACATCTTTACAATTTCACCGAAAGAATCTAAAGTGAAACAAGTGAAAGAATACAGCGTGGCTGAATTGGGTGAAGTCGTTTATACACCAAACATGGTTGTTAAAGATCGTACAGATTTAATCAGCGCTATCGAAAGCAAGTTAAGTCCAGTAGAATTACAATCTGAGCCGATTTACCAACACTTGGGTAGAACTGGTGGCAACAAAGTCAATGCAATTAAAGATTTGTACTTAGAAGAAAGCTTCAAGTATGTTAAAGATAATCTTAATAAATTCGTTACGAAGTTAGTTGAAAATGAAGATCACCAGCTTAACACTGATGAAGCTGCAAAACGTGCCTTGATTAAGAAAATCGATGACAATAAGGCCGCAGTTCTTCTTGGTTTGTCTTACCTCAACCGTTACTACGGAGTTAAATTCGATGACTTTAATATTAAAGAATTAATGCTATTCAAACCTGACTTCTATGGTAAGAATGTAAATGTGTTAGACTTCTTGATTAAGGTTGGTTCTAAAGAAAGTAACATTAAAGGTGATAGAACTTTAGAAGCTTATCGCGAAACGATCGGTGGAGTTATTGGTATAGGTGAGTTAAACAGTTTCTTAGACTATAATATGCGTCTATTCACAAGTGACACAGACTTAAACGATTGGTTCATAAAAGCTACTAAAGATAATGTATATATCGTTGAACCTAAAACAACAACTCCTGAATTTGCTGATAAGAAACACAGAGCATACGAAGGATTAAACAACGATGTTCACGGTAAGATGATTTTACCACTTCTTAACTTAAAAGATGCGCATATGTTCTTAATCTCAACATATAACACTATAGCATACAGTTCATTTGAGAAATACGGTAAGAATACTGAAGCCGAACGTGAAGCATTCAAAGCTGAAATCAATAAAGTTGCTAAAGGTCAACAAAATTACCTAGATTTCTGGTCTCGTCTATCATTGGATAAAGTTCGCAACCAGCTGCTTAAGAGCAATAACATGGTGCCAACACCAGTACTTGATAACCAAAACTATAAAGGAATCAGCACAGATAAATATGGATATACGAATAGTGGTAAGGATGTAGCGCCTATCCGTGAATTGTACGGACCAACAGGTCGTTACCACGCAACTGACTGGCGTATGGGAGCTGTAGCTCGTATCTACGGTAATCCATATAAAGATGATTCAGTCTTCTTTATGGTGACGGATATGATTAGTGACTTTGGTATCTCAGCCTTCACTCACGAAACGACTCACGTAAATGACCGTATGGTTTATTTAGGTGGTTCAAGACACCGTGAAGGTACTGACCTAGAAGCATTTGCACAAGGTATGCTGCAATCACCTGCTGAAACAAGTCCAAACGGTGACTTTAAAGCACTAGGATTGAACATGGCCTACGAACGTCCAAACGATGGAAACCAATGGTACAACACTAATCCAAATGACCTTACTTCTCGCGCTGAAATTGATCATTACATGAAAGGTTTCAATGATACGCTTATGCTTCTTGATTATCTTGAAGGAGAAGCTGTAATTGATAAAGGCAGTAAAGAACTAAACAACGCTTGGTTCAAGAAAGTAGATAAGCAACTTCGTGGAGCTAATACGAAGAACCAATACGACAACGTTAGAGATTTAAATGCAGAAGAAAAAGAATATAATTTAACATCTGTTAACGACTTAGTAGAGAAAAACTTCATGACCAAACACGGTCCTGGTAATGGTCAGTATGATCCAACTGGATTTGGCTCTGCCTATGTAACTGTACCAATTACAGCTGGTATCTATGGTGGTAATACGAGTGAAGGTGCTCCAGGAGCAATGTCATTCAAACATAACACCTTCCGTATGTGGGGTTACTTTGGATATGAAAAAGGCTTCCTAAATTATGCTTCTAACATGCTGAAAAATGAGTCTAAACAAGCAGGTCATGCTACTCTAGGAGATGACTTCATCATTAAGAAAGTTTCTGATGGTAAATTTAATACTCTAGAAGATTGGAAGAAAGAATACTTCAAAGAAGTTGTTGATAAAGCGAAAGCAGGATTTAACCCTGTTACAATCGACGGTACTACATACAGTAGTTACGATGACTTGAAGAATGCATTTGTTGCTGCCGTTGATAAAGATAAAGCAACTCTTAATAATGGTTCAGTTAAATTTGATAATACCGTATCACTTAAAGAGAAAATCTTCAAGAAACTTCTTCAACAAACAAACAGCTTTAAAACTTCAATCTTTAAATAA
- a CDS encoding TIGR01440 family protein, with protein sequence MKEKDIQRETSQIVKDVLEKANLKQGSIFVLGLSSSEVIGGQIGKESSQEIGEIIVKTILDILEENGIHLAVQGCEHVNRALVVERQVAEQFGLEMVSVLPTLHAGGSGQLAAFKFMQDPVEVEFIKAHAGLDIGDTAIGMHVKHVQVPIRPLLREIGHAHVTALASRPKLIGGARAHYPQDSIRKS encoded by the coding sequence ATGAAGGAAAAAGACATTCAAAGAGAAACAAGCCAGATTGTAAAAGATGTATTAGAAAAGGCCAATTTGAAGCAGGGATCTATCTTTGTTTTGGGCCTTTCTTCTAGTGAAGTGATAGGTGGTCAGATTGGCAAGGAATCCAGCCAAGAAATTGGGGAAATCATTGTGAAGACCATCCTAGATATCCTAGAAGAAAATGGAATTCATCTAGCCGTTCAAGGTTGTGAACATGTCAATCGGGCCCTCGTCGTTGAACGTCAGGTGGCAGAGCAGTTTGGTCTGGAAATGGTCAGTGTCCTTCCTACCCTTCATGCAGGAGGTTCAGGTCAGTTGGCAGCCTTCAAGTTTATGCAAGATCCAGTTGAGGTTGAATTTATCAAGGCTCATGCTGGATTGGATATCGGAGACACTGCAATTGGCATGCATGTCAAGCATGTTCAGGTTCCGATTCGCCCTCTTTTGAGAGAAATTGGGCATGCCCATGTAACGGCTCTTGCTAGCCGTCCAAAATTAATTGGAGGTGCGCGTGCGCATTATCCACAAGATTCTATCAGAAAGTCGTGA
- a CDS encoding cache domain-containing sensor histidine kinase: MKRSSLLVRMVISIFLVFLILLALVGTFYYQSSSSAIEATIEGNSQTTISQTSHFIQSYIKKLETTSTSLTQQADVLTYAENPSQEKVKGIRDLFLTILKSDQDLKAVVLVTKSGQVISTDDSVQMKTSSDMMTEDWYQKAIHQGAKPVLTPARKSDSQWVISVTQELIDAKGANLGVLRLDISYETLEAYLNQLQLGQQGFAFIINENHEFVYHPQHTVYSSSSEMEAMKPYIETGQGYTLDHKSYVSQEKIAGTDWTVLGVSSLEKLDQVRSQLMWTLLGASFTSLLACLCLVWFSLKRWIAPLKDLRETMLEIASGNQNLRAKEAGAYELREVTRQFNAMLDQVDQLMVDIRRQEETTRQYQLQALSSQINPHFLYNTLDTIIWMAEFQDSQRVVQVTKSLATYFRLALNQGKDLICLSDEINHVRQYLFIQKQRYGDKLEYEINENPAFDNLVLPKLVLQPLVENALYHGIKEKEGQGHIRVSVQKQDSGLVIRIEDDGIGFQDASDSSQSQLKRGGVGLQNVDQRLKLHFGEDYQMKIDSVPSKGTTVEIYINRIETS; encoded by the coding sequence ATGAAACGTTCTTCTCTCCTAGTCAGAATGGTTATTTCCATCTTTCTGGTCTTTCTCATTCTCCTAGCTCTGGTTGGGACTTTCTACTATCAATCTAGTTCTTCAGCCATTGAGGCTACTATTGAGGGCAATAGCCAAACGACTATCAGTCAGACTAGCCACTTTATCCAGTCTTATATCAAAAAATTAGAAACCACCTCGACCAGTTTGACCCAGCAGGCAGATGTCCTAACCTATGCTGAGAATCCCAGTCAAGAAAAGGTCAAGGGAATTCGAGATTTGTTTTTGACCATTTTAAAGTCAGACCAGGACTTGAAAGCTGTTGTGCTGGTAACCAAATCTGGTCAGGTCATTTCTACGGATGATAGTGTGCAGATGAAAACTTCCTCAGATATGATGACTGAGGATTGGTACCAAAAGGCTATTCATCAGGGAGCTAAACCAGTTTTAACTCCAGCTCGTAAATCAGATAGCCAGTGGGTCATTTCTGTCACTCAAGAACTTATTGATGCAAAGGGAGCTAATCTGGGCGTGCTTCGTTTGGATATTTCTTACGAAACTCTGGAAGCCTATCTTAACCAACTTCAGTTGGGTCAGCAGGGCTTTGCCTTTATCATCAATGAAAACCATGAATTTGTTTACCATCCTCAACACACAGTTTATAGCTCATCTAGCGAAATGGAGGCCATGAAACCCTACATCGAGACAGGTCAGGGATATACCCTTGACCACAAATCCTACGTCAGTCAGGAAAAGATTGCTGGAACTGATTGGACGGTGCTTGGCGTGTCTTCGTTGGAGAAGTTAGACCAGGTTCGGAGTCAACTCATGTGGACCTTGCTTGGAGCCAGTTTCACATCTCTTCTTGCTTGTCTCTGCTTGGTGTGGTTTAGTCTTAAACGCTGGATTGCCCCTTTGAAGGATTTGAGAGAAACTATGCTGGAAATTGCTTCTGGTAATCAGAATCTTCGTGCCAAAGAAGCGGGTGCTTATGAATTGAGAGAGGTGACTCGCCAGTTCAATGCCATGTTGGATCAGGTTGATCAGCTGATGGTAGATATTCGCAGGCAGGAAGAAACGACCCGTCAGTACCAACTTCAAGCTCTATCAAGCCAGATTAACCCCCATTTCCTCTATAACACCTTGGACACCATCATCTGGATGGCTGAATTTCAAGATAGTCAGAGAGTGGTGCAAGTGACCAAGTCCTTGGCGACTTATTTCCGCTTGGCGCTCAATCAGGGTAAAGATTTGATTTGCCTGTCTGATGAAATTAATCATGTCCGCCAGTATCTATTTATCCAGAAACAACGCTATGGCGATAAGCTGGAATACGAAATTAATGAAAATCCTGCCTTTGATAATCTAGTCTTGCCCAAGCTAGTGCTACAACCTCTTGTAGAGAATGCTCTTTACCATGGCATTAAGGAAAAGGAAGGCCAGGGACATATTAGAGTTTCTGTTCAGAAACAGGATTCGGGATTGGTCATCCGCATTGAGGATGATGGGATTGGTTTCCAAGACGCTAGCGATAGTAGTCAAAGTCAACTCAAACGTGGGGGAGTTGGTCTTCAAAACGTTGACCAGCGGCTCAAACTTCATTTTGGAGAAGATTACCAAATGAAGATTGATTCTGTCCCCTCAAAAGGGACGACAGTTGAAATATACATAAATAGAATAGAAACTAGTTAA
- a CDS encoding response regulator transcription factor: protein MTYTILIVEDEYLVRQGLTKLVNVAVYDMEIIGQAENGRQAWELIQKQVPDIILTDINMPQLNGIQLASLVRETYPQVHLVFLTGYDDFDYALSAVKLGVDDYLLKPFSRQDIEEMLGKIKQKLDKEEKEEQLQDLLTDKFEGNMAQKIQSHLADSQFSLKSLASDLGFSPTYLSSLIKKELGLPFQDYLVRERVKQAKLLLLTTDLKIYEIAEKVGFEDMNYFTQRFKQIAGVTPRQFKKGEDR, encoded by the coding sequence ATGACCTATACAATCTTAATCGTAGAAGATGAATATCTGGTAAGACAAGGATTGACCAAGCTGGTCAATGTAGCAGTCTACGATATGGAAATCATCGGTCAAGCTGAAAATGGAAGGCAGGCTTGGGAATTGATACAAAAGCAGGTGCCAGATATTATTTTAACCGATATCAACATGCCTCAGCTAAATGGGATCCAGTTGGCCAGTCTGGTCCGAGAAACCTATCCTCAGGTGCATTTGGTCTTTTTAACAGGCTACGATGATTTTGATTATGCCTTGTCTGCTGTCAAACTAGGTGTGGATGATTACCTACTCAAGCCCTTTTCTCGTCAGGATATCGAGGAAATGCTGGGGAAAATCAAGCAAAAGTTGGATAAGGAAGAGAAAGAAGAGCAGTTACAAGATTTATTGACTGATAAGTTTGAGGGAAATATGGCCCAGAAAATCCAGTCCCATCTGGCTGATAGCCAATTTAGTTTGAAGAGTTTGGCCAGTGACTTGGGTTTTAGCCCGACTTATCTGAGTTCTTTGATTAAGAAAGAGTTAGGCCTGCCTTTTCAGGATTATCTGGTGAGAGAACGTGTCAAACAAGCCAAGCTTTTGCTTTTAACTACCGATCTGAAGATTTACGAGATCGCAGAGAAGGTTGGCTTTGAAGATATGAACTATTTTACCCAACGTTTTAAACAGATTGCAGGTGTGACACCTCGCCAGTTTAAGAAGGGGGAAGATCGATGA
- the msrB gene encoding peptide-methionine (R)-S-oxide reductase MsrB: protein MNDKVKLFVLAGIFFLAISGFYFLLMRNAGQTDSSQIEKASVSQGGKTVKKTEVSKDADLHEIYLAGGCFWGVEEYFSRVPGVTDAVSGYANGRGETTKYELINQTGHAETVHVTYDANQISLKEILLHYFRIINPTSKNKQGNDVGTQYRTGVYYTDDKDLEVINQVFDEVAKKYDQPLAVEKETLKNFVVAEDYHQDYLKKNPNGYCHINVNQAAYPVIDASKYPKPSDEELKKTLSPEEYAVTQKNQTERAFSNRYWDKFESGIYVDVATGEPLFSSKDKFESGCGWPSFTQPISPDVATYKEDKSYNMTRMEVRSRVGDSHLGHVFTDGPQDKGGLRYCINSLSIRFIPKDQMEEKGYAYLLDYVD from the coding sequence ATGAATGATAAAGTAAAATTGTTTGTCTTGGCAGGAATCTTTTTCCTAGCCATAAGCGGTTTCTATTTTCTATTGATGCGAAATGCAGGGCAGACGGATAGCTCGCAAATTGAGAAAGCATCAGTTAGCCAAGGAGGAAAAACAGTGAAAAAAACAGAAGTGAGTAAAGATGCAGATTTGCACGAAATTTATCTGGCTGGAGGTTGTTTCTGGGGAGTTGAGGAATATTTCTCACGCGTTCCTGGAGTGACAGATGCCGTATCAGGCTATGCGAATGGTAGAGGGGAAACAACCAAGTACGAATTGATTAACCAAACAGGTCATGCGGAGACTGTTCATGTTACCTATGATGCTAATCAAATTTCTCTTAAAGAAATCCTGCTTCACTATTTCCGCATTATCAATCCAACTAGCAAAAATAAACAAGGAAATGATGTGGGAACCCAGTACCGTACTGGTGTTTATTACACAGATGACAAGGATTTAGAGGTGATTAACCAAGTCTTTGATGAGGTGGCTAAGAAATACGATCAACCTCTAGCAGTTGAAAAGGAGACCTTGAAAAATTTTGTAGTGGCTGAGGATTACCACCAAGACTATCTCAAGAAAAATCCAAATGGCTACTGCCATATCAATGTCAATCAGGCGGCCTATCCCGTCATCGATGCCAGCAAATATCCCAAACCAAGTGATGAGGAATTGAAAAAGACCTTGTCACCTGAGGAGTATGCAGTCACCCAGAAAAATCAAACAGAACGAGCTTTTTCAAACCGTTACTGGGATAAATTTGAATCTGGTATCTATGTGGATGTAGCAACTGGTGAACCTCTCTTTTCATCAAAGGATAAGTTTGAGTCTGGTTGTGGCTGGCCTAGTTTTACCCAACCCATCAGTCCAGATGTTGCCACCTACAAGGAAGATAAGTCTTACAATATGACACGCATGGAAGTGCGAAGCCGAGTTGGAGATTCTCACCTTGGCCATGTCTTTACGGACGGCCCACAGGACAAGGGTGGCTTGCGCTACTGTATCAATAGTCTCTCTATCCGCTTTATTCCCAAAGACCAAATGGAAGAAAAAGGCTACGCTTATTTACTAGATTATGTTGATTAA
- a CDS encoding redoxin family protein, whose protein sequence is MKKWQTCLLGVGSICCLAACSAKNMSDESTMKEQTKTEQVSSQTATKGQAVADFELTGVDGKTYRLSDYKGKKVYLKFWASWCSICLASLPDTDEIAKDAGDDYVVLTVVSPGHKGEQAEADFKNWYKGLDYKNFPVLIDPSGKLLESYGVRSYPTQAFIDKEGKLVKTQPGFMDKDMILKTLKEMG, encoded by the coding sequence ATGAAAAAATGGCAAACATGTCTCCTTGGAGTAGGCTCAATCTGTTGCTTGGCAGCCTGTTCTGCTAAAAATATGTCAGACGAATCTACTATGAAGGAGCAAACAAAAACAGAACAAGTTAGTTCGCAAACTGCGACTAAAGGTCAGGCGGTTGCTGATTTTGAACTGACGGGAGTAGATGGCAAGACTTACCGTTTATCTGATTACAAGGGCAAGAAAGTCTATCTTAAATTCTGGGCGTCTTGGTGTTCCATCTGTCTAGCCAGTCTTCCAGATACAGATGAAATTGCTAAGGATGCTGGTGATGACTATGTGGTCTTGACAGTGGTGTCTCCTGGACACAAGGGGGAACAAGCTGAAGCAGACTTTAAGAACTGGTACAAGGGCTTGGATTATAAAAATTTCCCAGTTCTAATTGACCCATCAGGTAAACTTTTAGAAAGTTATGGTGTTCGTTCTTACCCAACTCAAGCCTTTATAGACAAGGAAGGAAAACTGGTCAAGACGCAACCAGGTTTTATGGATAAGGATATGATTTTAAAGACATTGAAAGAAATGGGGTAG